From the Trifolium pratense cultivar HEN17-A07 linkage group LG4, ARS_RC_1.1, whole genome shotgun sequence genome, the window AATTCTGTAGAATAGTTTGAGCATCTGGAGATAGTATATCATGAAGACTACTGTAGACCTGTAGAGCAGGATGTAGAGCTGGTGCTGCAGAATCAGATGCTGGACCAAAATGATCGGTTAAACCTGTTAGTGAGTTTTCATCAAGTGATTTGTAATTCTCAAAAACAGTCGCTAGTAGTCCTTCAATTTGAGTTTCACAATCCAAAAGTATACTTCTCTGCAAGAACAAACAAATAGAGGATTTGTTAGCCACAACAAGCCAATTCCAAGAGCAAATTTCAGAAATGTCATGGTAAAAACCAGAGACAGCAAATAAGACAACTATTAATTATTCAGAGAACTTCACTCAAGTTTTCCATTCCTTTCAtcgtttattttttatgtttgtgcTAACTGTTAAGTAACCAAGAGCAAAAATTGatagaaacaaataaacaaagaagttttattgaatgaatgagaaagaagttttattgaatgaatgagaaaaaataGGTGCGATATATCTCCTCCAAGGGTTTCCCCTTCTATAAAGGATTTCTCCTATCACACAAACTCTCAAATGTACAGAAATGTGTATTTAACTACTTCAAGTGTTCTCCAAATGGTCCCTATAGGATTTCTCCTATCACACAAACTCTCAAGTGTACAGAAATGCGTATTTAACTACTAAACTTCAAGTGTTCTCCAAATGGTCCCTATACCCTAACTGCTGAATATGAATATAAAGGTTGTCTACTCTAAAACCTACGCTGACTTCATTGTCTTAGCATGTTAAAAAGAAATAAGTATGAACGTGATATTCCGAAGTATATGATTCGAGAAGTTACCTCTTGCCTCGTAAGACTCCTCTCACTTCTGGCCTTCATTAGGGGATCAAGCAACTCTTTCACAAGCTCAAGGCAGTCCTTGGTTGGAGTTGCTACATTCATCACCTGTAATAGATATCTACAAGAAGACCACAAGGAAAGTGAAGGTTAAAAATTGATTAATGATTTCATTCTGTGTGAAGAATGttcaaaaaatagattttttttagggtaaatagtgttataccccctgcaaaataggcgagttttgcgttaccccctgcaaaatatttttttgagattaccccctgcaatctcaagattctttgcgttacccccctggctcaacaagtgggcatatgacatggaagaatcttgacgtggcatgacacatggaaattaattaattttttatttatttttaattgccaacttattaattaatgtgagtttttaattaaaaaaatgaaaaaaaaacttaaaagttgttatatttttatgaacttacttaaaagaaagtttttttttttttttactaaaagttgttattatatatatataaaaaaattcttatatatatataataactaataatagagtaagcaaaaaaaaaacgaagatgaaaaaaaaaactaataataataatagtaaccaaaaaactaataataataagagtcaggatccgttgacaccaactagtttgacaccaaatgttacacctctcaataacgttttaaccgatataaattttataaaatccaccgttggattgaaagtttacatcatatagatcatttgtgtaaaatttcaaataaatccaaaatcattttatatgttattgagatacatcaaaattaacggtttttgtatttttttaaatgccgttaatctttatgtgtctcaatagcatatcaaatgattttggatttgtctgaaattttacacgaataatctatatgatgtaaactttcaatccaacggtggattttataaaatttatatcggttaacacgttattgagaggtgtaacatttggtgtcaaactagttggtgtcaacggatcctgactctaataataataataataataataactaataataatagagtaaccaaaaaaaaaaacactgcaatcacatagtaatGCAAAAACAATCGTtttgccctaacccccaaattgaaattgaaaacgaagaacaatcgctgcatatgaacggaacgaaaaaaaaaaagtttctctaaataaaaaaatttctttaaaaaaaaaagtttctttaaaaaaaagtttttttttaaaaaaaaagtttctttaaaaaaaaaagatttctttaaaaaaaaagttaccgtaaaaaaaaaagtttctttaaaaaaaaaagttattttcatttttttttaataaaaaaaataataattattgagttggcaattaaaaataaataaaaaataaattaatttccacgtgtcatgccacgtcaagattcgtccatgtcatatgtccACTTATTGagccagggggtaacgcaaggaatcttgacattgcagggggtaatctcaaaaaaaatattttgcagggggtaacgcaaaactcgcctattttgcaggggggtatgacactatttacccttttttttatttgtgaggGGGGCACCCAAATGACATTCAATTACCTCAATTTAGAATATGAACTGGAAACTCCATAGTAGTCAGCAAATGCATCTAACAACCATTTCCATGTCCCATTTAGCCGCAAGTTTCGGGAGTGGAAACGCTGTGCACGCATGGCACCCTCCAACACTATATCATAAGCTTGAGTTTCCACAACAGGAGCACTCTGCAGAAAATAtagaaaacagggaaaacaataTGATAAGTCTATTCTCAGACTCAATGAATAGCAAAAAAACTACGTTGGAAAATTTTCTATTTGTTCAATCAAGATTTATTGAACTAAAGTAAATTTTGATGAAAGTATAACCTTTATATGATTGTTGTCATCACTTGTCATTGTACTTCCAATGGAGAGCTGGATCTTGCCAACACATTCGTTATCATCATGATTTATTGGCCACCACCGAATTCTGTCACTCTACATATTcaattaaagataattattaCATGAATTTGGATGGTGTAAGAGGAAAGAAGAGTAATATCTATGAACCAATATGGCAGCGGAGCACATACAGGATTATCATTGAGGTATGAAATTGGAATCCTGGCTTCACCATGAACTGCCTTCTTAGAATCTTGGACTTCTACGAGTAAAGCATCACCTTGGCTCAATGGAAAACTGAAATTACACGACAGTTATAAGTTCCTTGAGATTATTAACAACATTGAGTGtaagtaaaaaaattgtaacttaATGAGTAACATTTGATTTTCAACTGTTAAGATTTGTTCACTGCGTAAAGTTCCTTCAACAATAGTCTAAAGACTCTAAATCATGCTAAGATGTATTTCCAGATATTTCTAACAGCTTAACAGAAGCTCAGTTAAAAGGAGTTTTCCtagtaaaaagataaaataatagaagTAGAAGATGAAACTTACAAATCATGATAATCTCCACTTCCAGGACGAAGAAAAATTGCAGAACACGACTCTGATGCATTTTCTTCTGTTGCGCTCTTGAGTTGGACCAAACAATACAATGGCTCTACAAGAATAAAACAGATTCCTTTAACTCGTTCATATATATGCAATAACAAGAttaacttttataaataaaattaaaagctCAATTTATCAGCTCGTGAAGGGCCAAGTGTACGACAATCCTTATCAATGTCAAAAGATTTCCAAACTATAAAGCGAAAAAGAGTTGCAGAAACCTTCTTCAAACATGCACTAACCTTCTGCTGCTGCTGAGAATGATGCGGACTTCATAGAATTTATACCGCTTTTCACAAGGGATGAAACATGCCGGACATACTCCATCCCAGCTTGCTTATACATTGATCCTCGGTTTGAAAATGAGCTCTTAAGTTTTCGTCTTTGTATAATACGAAGTTTCTTCACTGCACAGTACCTCAAATTTAGTGATTTgaaagtttatccaaacaggatAAATTGTTTTGAACACAATCATAATTACATTAGTAATTTTTCccatatatgtgtgtgtgtatgtacCTTCCACTCTTATTTTCCCTACAACCTTCTTTGTCTTGAGAGGCACCGTTTGTTCTGAATTCCTTGTACTTCTTTCAGTTGGCTTTATACCTCGAGGTTGCAACAAGAACTCATGCAATCTACAAATTTAGAGAAACGAGAGAAATGATTGAGGACAATAAACAATGCCAAATTAGTGGTTTTATAAAACCAAATAAAACCTACCCAAAGGCACTTCGGAGAGCCAAACACTCATCTTTTAGAAACTCCGGGGCCTCAGTACAGCCTCTTGCCCATGCTTGCAGGCATAGACGAATGCAGGCATCATAAGTGATAAGGGTTTGCCAGGCATGTTGGCTATTGCAACTGCTGAGATGACATGCCATAAAAGGAAGATAGGATATCAATATGATTTTCAAATCGATAACATGAACTAAATATTATCAAAGCTAATATGTAGAATCAAATATCAGACTCAAGACACTTAAATTGGAAACCTACATCATAAGCTCTTATTTGTAAAATTGTATGTTGATCTCACACTAATTTGTACAATTGTATGTTGATCTCACACTAATGGGGCCTGTTTGGGTAAACAGTTTATTTGCAGGCTGCAACTTATAGCATAAGCTCTTATGATGATAAGCACTTATctataagcttacataagctatttttatatgaaaagataaaataaaaataaatttgtttttatatatgctacaagctgttttcataaactatattggagaacttatgaaaataagctaaaaagaacttatgaaaattgtcataagttgttttcataagttcccCCAAACAGTCTCCTCTCAAATAAGGCAATCCAAATAGGCCCAAGTTTACCGAAATGCATGAGGCTAgagttatcacttatcaattataAAACTATATGATAAttgtgaaataaaataaaactaaaaagttTATGTGACAGAACCTAGTGTTGAGATATTGCAACTGAGGAGTAGTCTGTCTTTCTATGTCTTGTGTAGAAGTTGTTTCCTGTCTAGACATTTCAACATCAAAACAACACCGACATCAATAAGGAAACAAATTCGACAAAGGAAAGCAACACAAACAACCAAATAGACGATGaattggttaattaattaattacactATAGCAATATATACCTTTCGGAAACAGTATTAGGTTTTTGTTCAATTGAACACTCACTTCTTCCACCTCCTTCATTATCACAATTCACAGATTCTCTAGATGGCCAAGATCTATGTTGCTGCTGAGGCATTTCATCGACTACATTCGCCACAGAGTCTTCTGAATAACAAATATCACCACTTTCACCATCAACAAAAATAGGAGGAGCACTTGGAGTATTCAATTCAACAGGATCATTCTGAAACCGAACAGCGCCAGTTCCAGTTCCAATTCCACTTCCACAAGGAGTCATTTTCTTTTGAACACATTTATTGAAACCTAATTCTCCATCAGTAAATCTTCTAACATTAACAACAGTATTAGGAAGTTGAATAGTTAAATTTTCATTAACCAAACCTTTCCTCAAAATTCCACTTGGATTTAGGGTTTTAGGTTTGGTTGTTCCATTACCAAATCCAAATAATTGATCCTCATCATAACAGTGTTCAATTGGAGTATCCAAGGAATCAAGAACTCGCTCGTCTTCGTTATCTTCATCATCGTCATCGGTTTCAACAGTAGGACAATGTAATGAAGCAacactttcatcatcatcatcagtgacactatcatcatcatcatcatcatcatcatgatcaCGATGATCGGGGAATCGGAATGCGAGGTTAGGAGGTGGAAGTAAAGGAGAGTGGAAGAATTTTAAAGGAGGCAAAGAGGGAGATCTGGGAGTGAGAAGGGTTAAGTTTTCTGAAAGAGGAGAACGCGTGATTGGATtatgaggaggaggaggaggatctTGTTGTTGCGATCCCTGTGAAGAAGGaataattgaaaattgaaaaaggaaagttagttagagttgaagaataattaattataaaggAGAaagcaaaaaaagaaagaagaaaggaaAGTTACCTTGTTGATCCATTGAATTGCGGTTTCGTCGAGACCTTCGGTGAACATGTTTTCTGTTTTACTTTGAGCGATGTTTGAAAGCTTATTTGAGTTTGAGTTCAGAGAATAATCGATTTTCTGGGGAAGCTGTGAGTGAGTGAGTCAGAGAGGAGCGTAATGTAAAGCTGTAGTGTGCAAGACTATTACAGTACAGCGAACACGCTACCAACGGCTACTTTcgtttctattttttattttctcttcttttaaaTTCGTTTCTTTTTTCAAACCTTTATTAcaatacttttttctttttctctttttatttatttatggaaaatgctaaatgcTCTCGGACACTGTTTAAGGAAATAAATATAGTAATACGATATTGAAGTTTGTACAGTCAATGtatcgaaagtctaaaaagtattattttcaacaatttcattttttggtttcaattttcaaacctttatttatttatttattactaaaTGATCTAAATCCTCTTGTATATTGTCTTGTTAAAACAAAAGAGCTTAtgtattgtaaagaaaaattgtaTGTCGTAGTCCTCGTGCGTTGTATAGTGGAGTCtgaatgagagaaaaaatatacTTCTTCCTTGAGCACATTCAAAAAATGTTGCGTGATCCGAATTTGTTGCATATGTGGAGGGTATAATATTGGGATTGGTTAAGAGAAATTTGTGAGGGTATGAACTGACCATGTCATGCATTTTGGTAATACCATCACAAATAGGGTCAAATCATCTTATTTCCGTTTGAATTGCCGGAGGGCACTTGAGAATCATGAGAGGCACAAAAAGAAAAGACTTTTAGAAGGGGCACGTGAGAATTAATGGGGGAAGAAGAAATCTTTCCAAAATTCTTAGCTTATATAAACTCTTTCGTTAAGTACATCTATGCTAGATATGAAGAAATCTTCTAGTCATATCTAGCAAAAGATTTCTTATGTCATATTTATGCTAGATATGAAAAAATCTTCTAAGCTagagaaatctttttttttgttccttttGATGTCAATTTCGATAGGCTagttagcaaaaaaaaaaaaatcctaggGCCCCTGCAAATGAGCGGTGAAATTGTTCCCCTCGGATTAATCAGTCCTAGGGCAGGATACCAAGTTTTAcgatatatatacatatataattctGGTATGAGTGATACGGAAAGCGAATATCAACCATCTCCACTTCCTTGACACAAAAGCTACAGTTTATTTAGAGGATGTGTGGCTTGAGATTAAACATTGATCATTTTGGTTCTTTGGACTAGATCTTCTCTTcgttaaatcattttttattcggtcaaaaagaagaaaaatgaagatTACTTCAAACAACAACTCCTATGAGAAtgatttcaaattcaaaattgtaataaaaaaaattaaattaaattagattATGGTATGAgctattgaagaaaaaaatgtcaacACAAGAAGGTTTTTTAATTAGTTGTTCTTTTTTGTCTTAATCTTTGAATTCGTAGAAGAAAGGATTATAATAATCTAGTTATCTAGAGTTTGATGAAaagcaaataaaatatattttagttaaaattccaaactcaaatttttctaaataattTATCATTAATTAAAGATCATTATTATTAAGCTCTTAAATTCAataacttaattttatattatctaTTTTTCAGGTTCATGTACCTAGTTTATGTTAATAAATAATAAGCACATGCTTTGATGATGATAAGTATAATAAAAAGAAGAATTCTTTGACACTAACATTTTGATTGGTACTCATACTTTATagtcaaaatttaaaatttaaactcaatttaaaatattaaataatcaaTGTTAGGTAAatataaatgaaagaaaattcaGCTGGCGAAAAAGTCAAGTCCCTAACCCACAAATTGTACTCTTGCACCTACTCACTACTCACCAACCAAACAAACAACCACTTCCCTATACTTAAACCTTAAAAGCCTTTTGTTCTTCTTACTCATACACTCATACACTACAAACTCTACAAACATGGCAACCATTAATCCACAAAATGACAACAAAAGTGTTAGCTCAAACTTGATTATTGATTCAGACCCTTTGAACTGGGATTCAGCTGCTAATTCACTCAAAGGTAGCCACTTTGATGAAGTAAAACGGATGGTAGCAGAGTACAAGAAACCAGTTATTTGTCTTGGTGGGGTGGAGACACTAACTATATCTCAGGTTGCTGCTGTTGCTAACAGTAGCACACGTGTTAAGGTTGAACTCTCAGAGTCTTCGAGGGCTGGTGTTGAAGCCAGCTGCGAGTGGATCGCAGAAAACATTGAAAAAGGCACTGCTATATATGGTGTTACCACTGGTTTTGGTGCTGCCTCACATAGAAGAACAGAACAAGGCTTTGCTCTTCAGAAGGAAATGGTTA encodes:
- the LOC123921925 gene encoding uncharacterized protein LOC123921925 isoform X3 gives rise to the protein MFTEGLDETAIQWINKGSQQQDPPPPPHNPITRSPLSENLTLLTPRSPSLPPLKFFHSPLLPPPNLAFRFPDHRDHDDDDDDDDSVTDDDDESVASLHCPTVETDDDDEDNEDERVLDSLDTPIEHCYDEDQLFGFGNGTTKPKTLNPSGILRKGLVNENLTIQLPNTVVNVRRFTDGELGFNKCVQKKMTPCGSGIGTGTGAVRFQNDPVELNTPSAPPIFVDGESGDICYSEDSVANVVDEMPQQQHRSWPSRESVNCDNEGGGRSECSIEQKPNTVSERQETTSTQDIERQTTPQLQYLNTSSCNSQHAWQTLITYDACIRLCLQAWARGCTEAPEFLKDECLALRSAFGLHEFLLQPRGIKPTERSTRNSEQTVPLKTKKVVGKIRVEVKKLRIIQRRKLKSSFSNRGSMYKQAGMEYVRHVSSLVKSGINSMKSASFSAAAEEPLYCLVQLKSATEENASESCSAIFLRPGSGDYHDFFPLSQGDALLVEVQDSKKAVHGEARIPISYLNDNPSDRIRWWPINHDDNECVGKIQLSIGSTMTSDDNNHIKSAPVVETQAYDIVLEGAMRAQRFHSRNLRLNGTWKWLLDAFADYYGVSSSYSKLRYLLQVMNVATPTKDCLELVKELLDPLMKARSERSLTRQERSILLDCETQIEGLLATVFENYKSLDENSLTGLTDHFGPASDSAAPALHPALQVYSSLHDILSPDAQTILQNYLQTAARKRCRKHMMETDEFASGASESYLMDTITISTAYLKMKNLCISIRNEIQADIKINGQNTIHGQHIFPSSIDLANITTAIYSTELCKRLRTFLSSWPPSSPQPHVNELLVATADFERDLESWNISSVQGGVDSRNLFHNYIMVWIQDMQLGLLDLCKAEKVPWAGVTTNHSTSPFAEKMYDNIKDNLIQYEVVINRWPQYSLYLENAVANVERAIVKSLEKQYSDILTPLKDSIPKRLHLQVQKLARRQSASVQLVPNQLGIFLNTIKRILDVLHCRVEDVLNSWARCLPVMGDKKLFGEQMNGITVLLRTRYKTYLQAIIGNLVNNFKKSFQLFRFKAIRAHG
- the LOC123921925 gene encoding uncharacterized protein LOC123921925 isoform X1, whose protein sequence is MFTEGLDETAIQWINKGSQQQDPPPPPHNPITRSPLSENLTLLTPRSPSLPPLKFFHSPLLPPPNLAFRFPDHRDHDDDDDDDDSVTDDDDESVASLHCPTVETDDDDEDNEDERVLDSLDTPIEHCYDEDQLFGFGNGTTKPKTLNPSGILRKGLVNENLTIQLPNTVVNVRRFTDGELGFNKCVQKKMTPCGSGIGTGTGAVRFQNDPVELNTPSAPPIFVDGESGDICYSEDSVANVVDEMPQQQHRSWPSRESVNCDNEGGGRSECSIEQKPNTVSERQETTSTQDIERQTTPQLQYLNTSSCNSQHAWQTLITYDACIRLCLQAWARGCTEAPEFLKDECLALRSAFGLHEFLLQPRGIKPTERSTRNSEQTVPLKTKKVVGKIRVEVKKLRIIQRRKLKSSFSNRGSMYKQAGMEYVRHVSSLVKSGINSMKSASFSAAAEEPLYCLVQLKSATEENASESCSAIFLRPGSGDYHDFFPLSQGDALLVEVQDSKKAVHGEARIPISYLNDNPSDRIRWWPINHDDNECVGKIQLSIGSTMTSDDNNHIKSAPVVETQAYDIVLEGAMRAQRFHSRNLRLNGTWKWLLDAFADYYGVSSSYSKLRYLLQVMNVATPTKDCLELVKELLDPLMKARSERSLTRQERSILLDCETQIEGLLATVFENYKSLDENSLTGLTDHFGPASDSAAPALHPALQVYSSLHDILSPDAQTILQNYLQTAARKRCRKHMMETDEFASGASESYLMDTITISTAYLKMKNLCISIRNEIQADIKINGQNTIHGQHIFPSSIDLANITTAIYSTELCKRLRTFLSSWPPSSPQPHVNELLVATADFERDLESWNISSVQGGVDSRNLFHNYIMVWIQDMQLGLLDLCKAEKVPWAGVTTNHSTSPFAEKMYDNIKDNLIQYEVVINRWPQYSLYLENAVANVERAIVKSLEKQYSDILTPLKDSIPKRLHLQVQKLARRQSASVQLVPNQLGIFLNTIKRILDVLHCRVEDVLNSWARCLPVMGDKKLFGEQMNGITVLLRTRYKTYLQAIIGNLVNNIQGNKSTRLKKMLEETREADGEAEVRERMQLLNSQLVEFISNLHEVFTSQIFIAICRGLWDRMGQIILKFLEGRKENRIWYNGSCYALGILDDTFASQMQRLKGNALHEKDIEPPRSVIEARSILCKDTTNANDTSTYFYI
- the LOC123921925 gene encoding uncharacterized protein LOC123921925 isoform X2, whose amino-acid sequence is MFTEGLDETAIQWINKGSQQQDPPPPPHNPITRSPLSENLTLLTPRSPSLPPLKFFHSPLLPPPNLAFRFPDHRDHDDDDDDDDSVTDDDDESVASLHCPTVETDDDDEDNEDERVLDSLDTPIEHCYDEDQLFGFGNGTTKPKTLNPSGILRKGLVNENLTIQLPNTVVNVRRFTDGELGFNKCVQKKMTPCGSGIGTGTGAVRFQNDPVELNTPSAPPIFVDGESGDICYSEDSVANVVDEMPQQQHRSWPSRESVNCDNEGGGRSECSIEQKPNTVSERQETTSTQDIERQTTPQLQYLNTSCNSQHAWQTLITYDACIRLCLQAWARGCTEAPEFLKDECLALRSAFGLHEFLLQPRGIKPTERSTRNSEQTVPLKTKKVVGKIRVEVKKLRIIQRRKLKSSFSNRGSMYKQAGMEYVRHVSSLVKSGINSMKSASFSAAAEEPLYCLVQLKSATEENASESCSAIFLRPGSGDYHDFFPLSQGDALLVEVQDSKKAVHGEARIPISYLNDNPSDRIRWWPINHDDNECVGKIQLSIGSTMTSDDNNHIKSAPVVETQAYDIVLEGAMRAQRFHSRNLRLNGTWKWLLDAFADYYGVSSSYSKLRYLLQVMNVATPTKDCLELVKELLDPLMKARSERSLTRQERSILLDCETQIEGLLATVFENYKSLDENSLTGLTDHFGPASDSAAPALHPALQVYSSLHDILSPDAQTILQNYLQTAARKRCRKHMMETDEFASGASESYLMDTITISTAYLKMKNLCISIRNEIQADIKINGQNTIHGQHIFPSSIDLANITTAIYSTELCKRLRTFLSSWPPSSPQPHVNELLVATADFERDLESWNISSVQGGVDSRNLFHNYIMVWIQDMQLGLLDLCKAEKVPWAGVTTNHSTSPFAEKMYDNIKDNLIQYEVVINRWPQYSLYLENAVANVERAIVKSLEKQYSDILTPLKDSIPKRLHLQVQKLARRQSASVQLVPNQLGIFLNTIKRILDVLHCRVEDVLNSWARCLPVMGDKKLFGEQMNGITVLLRTRYKTYLQAIIGNLVNNIQGNKSTRLKKMLEETREADGEAEVRERMQLLNSQLVEFISNLHEVFTSQIFIAICRGLWDRMGQIILKFLEGRKENRIWYNGSCYALGILDDTFASQMQRLKGNALHEKDIEPPRSVIEARSILCKDTTNANDTSTYFYI